One genomic region from Clostridium saccharobutylicum DSM 13864 encodes:
- a CDS encoding alpha/beta fold hydrolase, which produces MEYYIKVKPNVKIYVEDLNEECEKVILFLHGWPGSHKLFEYQFDQLPKMGYRCIGIDIRGFGDSDKPYSGYDYDTLSDDVRYVIDTLNLSNIVLAGHSTGGSIAIRYMARHNGHGVSKLALFAAAAPSLIKRPNFPYGLDKETVLEIINGTYIDRPNMLQGFGNIFFHRYITKAFSDWFFQLGLQAAGWATAAIANTWINEVLFSDLQTIKVPTLIIHGIHDKVVPFELGQIQEQSIINSKLIPFKYSGHATFYDECEKFNHELVKFIEE; this is translated from the coding sequence ATGGAATATTATATTAAAGTAAAACCAAATGTAAAAATTTATGTAGAAGATCTTAATGAAGAATGTGAAAAAGTTATTTTATTTTTACACGGCTGGCCTGGAAGCCACAAGTTATTCGAATATCAATTTGATCAACTTCCTAAGATGGGATATAGATGTATTGGAATAGATATCAGAGGATTTGGAGATTCAGATAAACCTTATAGTGGCTATGATTATGATACATTATCAGACGATGTTAGGTATGTGATTGACACACTTAATTTATCAAATATTGTCTTAGCAGGTCATTCAACCGGAGGTTCAATAGCAATCAGATACATGGCTCGTCATAATGGCCATGGTGTATCAAAGTTAGCTCTCTTTGCCGCAGCAGCACCAAGTCTTATTAAGCGTCCTAATTTCCCATACGGTCTAGACAAAGAAACAGTTCTAGAAATTATTAATGGCACATATATAGATCGTCCAAATATGCTTCAAGGATTCGGCAATATATTTTTTCATAGATATATAACTAAAGCTTTTTCAGATTGGTTTTTCCAATTAGGATTGCAAGCTGCTGGATGGGCAACTGCAGCTATTGCGAATACTTGGATAAATGAAGTATTATTTTCAGATCTGCAAACAATAAAAGTTCCAACTTTAATTATTCATGGTATTCATGATAAAGTTGTACCATTTGAATTAGGTCAAATTCAAGAACAAAGCATTATAAATTCAAAACTTATACCATTTAAATATAGTGGTCACGCAACTTTTTATGATGAATGTGAAAAATTTAATCATGAATTAGTAAAATTTATTGAAGAATAA
- a CDS encoding LysR family transcriptional regulator, producing the protein MNTRQLEYFVSLAETLSFTKTAQKFYISQTAVTKQIKTLEHNLDTKLFNRNNHRVELTPEGNVFLSQAKIILHKIEEATERVRLTTVGFVGLLRIGFVQGYEKTSFSNLIFKLYDQYPNISITFFRGTEKELYDKILNSELDIIFNTLNEKEITSFMDKCLIKRYSLNVVVHPTHTLATQKSILLKQLTGEKIFNYNEFEDI; encoded by the coding sequence ATGAATACTAGGCAATTGGAGTATTTCGTATCCTTAGCTGAAACACTAAGTTTTACTAAAACAGCTCAAAAGTTTTATATATCTCAGACTGCAGTAACAAAGCAAATTAAAACATTAGAACATAATTTAGATACTAAATTGTTTAATAGAAATAATCACCGTGTAGAATTGACACCAGAAGGTAATGTATTTTTATCACAAGCAAAAATTATTCTTCATAAAATTGAAGAAGCTACTGAAAGAGTTCGTTTAACCACTGTTGGTTTTGTTGGCTTATTGCGGATTGGATTTGTGCAAGGATATGAAAAGACATCTTTTTCTAATTTAATTTTTAAATTATATGATCAATATCCTAACATTTCAATCACATTTTTTAGGGGCACTGAAAAAGAATTATATGATAAAATCTTGAACTCAGAATTAGATATAATATTTAATACTTTGAACGAAAAAGAAATAACTTCATTTATGGACAAATGTTTAATTAAGAGATATTCATTGAATGTTGTTGTGCACCCAACACATACATTAGCAACACAAAAATCAATACTTCTTAAACAATTAACTGGAGAAAAGATTTTTAATTATAATGAATTTGAAGATATCTAA